In the genome of Balneolaceae bacterium, the window CATTCGTTCTTTTCGATAGCCAATAAACAAACCATTTACCCGATTGAAATGAATTGTAGGAAGATTGGGATACAAGCTGTAAAGATCACTGCTGTAATAGGGCCCCGCTTCAATACTGCCTCCAAGATCTACACCGGTTCTTGATAATTGCTGTACTGCTGAGTCAACCTCATCTCTATCTTTCTGTTGCCCCTTCTGTTCACTGGTGGTATCCTTCCGCCCAAAAAGTTCATCGAGAGATTTATTAAAGATAGGATCCCTCTCAAAAGGATTATCCTGATTTTGGCTTTGAGCAAACAAGCCCGTTTGAGCAACCAAAAAAACGATAAGTATTACCAGATATCTACTCATTCCATTCAATTTTTATTCCCTACGATAAGAAAATGATTGTGTTACATTCAGATCCATTAAAAATTAATTCTGCATCTTTAAAACCATGATCGTGATATCATCATGAGGTTCTCTGCCGCCAGACCAGGTGTTTATCAATTGTGTGAGTTGATTTACGATATCGTTTGCGCTCATTCCATCAGAATTACAAAGAAGATTTTCTATCTTATTCAAACCAAGCATTTCCCGTTTGGGGTCAAACAACTCCGTCAGGCCGTCACTCATCATCAACAGGATATCCCCGGTATCCATAGTAAACTTCTCATTTTCGTATGGGTACTTTACAGTTCCTCCCAGAGGTAATCCTTTGAGTGTAATTCTATCCACACAGTTTGTATTTCTCTTAAAATGTAATGCAGGCGGCATACCCGCTGTTGCAATCTCAATCTCATTTCCTTTGCACCGGGCCAACATCAGCCCCATATACATCATTTTCATATTCATATTACGCAAGCCTGAAGATATTCTCCCTAACATGGTTAGATTATTCATCTCATGGACGAGTGTATGAAAATAGCTCTTTGCAGCCGCCACCATAATTCCGGCTTTCATTCCGTGTCCCGTTGCATCGCCTAATGCAAGCACTAATGTACCGTCCGGGGCTACGCTATAATCGTAGTAATCGCCTCCTACTTCTGTTGCTGTCTCCATAAACACGGCCAAATCATATCCGGGCAGAGATGGCATTTTTTTCGGTAACATGGAAAGTTGCAGAGCCCGTGCTTCTTCAAGTTCAGTCGTTTTGCGTTTGTTTTCTGCCTCCAGCAGTCGTTTCTCAATTTCCCGCTCCTTATTAATGCGCTCCTGTTCTAATGAACGCTTCGACAGATGTCTCACTTCAATTAGTTTCTGTTCGAGCCTTCTTTGCGTAATTGCAAAATCGCGAGACAAAAATACCGACATCGACATAACCAGGACTCCCGAACCAACCATATTTCCAAGTTGTACGCTTCCTGATAGAATCTCAAAATTTACCATCACATTGTAGATAAGAGAAAAAACATAAACTAAAACGCCAACTCCCAACAACCATACACCACCCCGATTTCTATAGAACATTACGATAACGGTTCGGAGTATCTCTGCTACAAAAACTAAAATGGCTAACTCTCTGAGCCAAACCGTTTGCATGGGATAATACCATATCAACAAACTCACTATTATACCCGCCGCCACCAGGAAATTGGAATAGAATGGTGTAATCTTCTTGTCGATACTGTGTGTAAAACGGGTTGCAAAGGTGAGTACCAGCACTTCTATAACAAATATAAATTTAATGAATTGAAGTGTGCCTGTTGTGTTTTCAAGTAGTTCTACTTTGTAGATCAGGTAGGATAGAATGGCTAAAAAACCGACAAAAATCGAAAAATAGAGATTCCTCTTTTCCGACGGATAAAACACAAAAAGCAGAAAGTGGATAACCCCAAAAGCCAGCAAGGCGCCAATGTAAAATAGATTTCTGCCCGTCCATTGAGATATGAATGAAAATGTCTCCTCCTGGTGATGTTCCCAATCTCCCAACAGAAACCGAAACCCGTTATAGCCCATCATCAACTCCGTTTCAGAATAATTTGGATTGATAAAGCGGACAGCTAAGGTTTGAAATTCCTGGTCAGAAAATACTATGGCAAGAGGATTGTTGCTGTTGTACGAAGCAACTGATTCCGGATCGGTCGAAAATTCTCCCAGTTCTTTTACTTTCTCACCATTCAGATAGATTTCTGATGCACCAAGATGGCGTTCAACAATCAGTGCAACCGGTTTTCCCCTTAAACTTTCATCAACCCGAAACTGTTTTCGGAACCATCCGATTCCCGACCAATCCATAAATGACAGATCGGCCTGAGACAAGTTCGTACTTAAATAATCCCACCCCGAGTCATCATAATTGGGATCGGCCCATGCCAGGCTGTCTCCCACTCTGAATTTCCACAGATCCTGAATGTAGATAATTTTGTTCTCATTCTGCATCATATCCGCAGAAATCTCTTCGATTTCCGCTTCGGGAAATTGGAAAATATCTTCATCCTGGGCAGATAAAGAATCACCCCAGAGGAGAATGATGCCCCAAAAAACAATATTAAATATACCCAGTTTATACACCTTTGAATTCACTTTTGAGATTCAGATACTTGAATTCTTCCCGACATTGTTGACACGCGAACCGGTAAACCACCCTCTCTAATGACGACATTGAGGTCTCGTTGGTTTTGATCACTTTCGGTGATACTTGATTCTCTCAATCCTCTTAAATCATAACTCATTGCACTACCTTCAATGTCAAAACCACTCGTTTCCGGCAGAAACAGTTCAATATCTCCGCTAATTGTTTCTAAATAAATTCCTTTTGATACATCCGTAAAATCAGCATAAATATTCCCGCTTGTTGTTGCGGAAACCAGCGTACCTCTCATCTTTGATGCATGAATATCTCCCGAAACCGAACGGACTCGTGCCTCACCGGAGTTCGAAACAATGTTCACACTCCCGTTCACGGTCTTAGCGTACACATTGCCTTTTACGTTTGCCAAATCAATATTTCCCGTGGTGGAAACAACCCGAATCTCTCCCTTTGTATGACTTATACTAATATCTCCTGTCTGATTCTGTATAAAGTGATCTCCTTCCACATCATCAAGAAAAATATTTCCATTAAAAGCACGCAGATTTGTAGTTACGTTTTTCGGGGTTTGTACTAAAAAATGAAATTTAATATCGCTGTCTCTTGGAACTTGACCCGATTTTTTATCCTCCACAGATGCAATTATACGATCACCCTGCTGCTGTAGAATTATCCGGAAATTATCGAGACTTCTTCGCCCCGACCACAGCGAAAAACTTCTCTCCAGAAACAGATCAACTTTAACGCCGTTAATATCCGGGTTTTGAAAAACTTCAATATTCCCGGTGGTTGTATGAACCGTTACTTTTGGGATTCCGCGTACCCTGAAAAATTCGGATTTATAGGGCTTTTCCTGTAAATCACCGAAAGAAGTGGTTTCTGTAAAGTTCTCGCTATAGTTATGGTAAGCAACCTGTTGAGCAGATGAGCTATCAGGAATAACTGAGAACAAGATCAGAGCAATATGGAGAAAGATTGATTTCAAAAACGTCATATGCAGCAAATGGTAGTGATGTATCATCCAAAAAATATCGACATCAGCATAACGGAACAGTTCCGCCATCTATCTTCATTACGCCATCTTTCCATAGTGTGTTGCAGACTCTAATAAGATTTTGTTTTAAAAACTCCAATCAAAAAAAGGATATGATCATTTAACTGTTTTTCAATGAGTTCCGCTCCTTTTCGGATATCATCCCGCGATACATTTGCCGCAAATCGTTTATCCTTCAGCTTTTTTGTAACGGATTTTACTTTCATATCTGAGAATCCATTTGGCCTCATCAATGCAACAGCATTCATAAATCCCGAAAGTTCATCACAGGCAAAAAGGTATCGTTCTATCTCCGTTTCCGGCTGTTTTCCGGTTCGCCCGGGCGCATGTGCTTCGATAGCTGATAATATTTCTGACGGATATTTAAAGGGAGGTAAAATTTCATTTAAAGCTTTTTGAGGATGTTCATCCGGATATTTTTCCCAATCCAGATCGTGTAATAAACCTGCTGTCCACCAATTTTCTTTTTCCTGATCCGGTAATCCCAGTTTATCTGCATAACCTTCCATAGCATCCGCTACCATATGGGAATGGAGAATTAAACTATCGGATTCTATATACGTTTCCAGCAATTCTTCAGATTGCTCTCGTGTTCTATCTATTGTATTCATCAGTCAAACTCTCTCAACAGATCTTTTGCAACTTTCCGGTTATACTCAAATGCAAAATTCTTGTAATTAATCATATCAACAATTGTACCGATAAAACAAAGCCCTACAGTTAGTAAGTAGAGAATTCCCATTCCTATATGTCCTACAAAAAACCGATGGATTCCGGCAACACCCGGAACCAGGCCCAATACGGCTAATGCCATAAATAATATCGGATCTTTCCGCCGGGATCGATAAATATTTGAGAACATTTTTGCCTTCTCATCCGGCATGTCCTCAATAATATGGCCGATATATTCAGACTCATCTCCTTCAAGTTCAGGCAAGTATTCAAATATCTTTTTCATAGTTCTTTTCTTTTTTAAGGTTATTATTACGCTGAAATATAGAACCTATTCTCGCAATGATTACTAAGATTGAAATGATACCCAAAGGATGGGTCTGCACGGATGCTGTCAGATTTCCGCGCGCTGCAAATGCTACAGATTTGCCTAATCCACAACCGGGACAGAATTCGAATCCCAGGCGATCAATCAGGCAAAAAGATGGTGCCTGGCTGAACGGATCCAAAAGTGCCATCAGTAGAAGACCTGAAAGCAGGGCTATCCACTCAAAATGCAAAAAAAAGTAATATCTGAATGGTTCTCTGTCAGACATAATTATATCTTATAGTAATCCATATTTAATAAAATAACACAGATTTAATGCACTCAACAATACGAAAAGAGCTTCAAAAAGTTTATTTAATTTTGTTCCTGCTGGTTTTGGTTACAGTTCCCTATACTCATGCCCAGGTTATTTCTGATGATACACTTTCCGTAGAACTCGATGAAATTCAAGTTAAAGCAACGCACTCTTCTATTACCGTAGGAGAAGCACCGATGTCTTTAACCTATATGTTGCGAAACTCCGCTGATTTGGCATCAAAACCATCAGCTACAATGGATGAACTGACCTATACCATGCCGGGTATTTTTATAAGTAATCGGGAAAATTATGCATTGGGCGAACGCCTTACCATCCGGGGATTAGGGTGGAGAACACAGTTTGGAGTGAGAGGCACACAGGTTATTCTTGATAACATGCCCCTTACTGTTGCTGATGGTCAAACCATTATGAACATGATAGATCCTGCTGCTGTGAAACGAATTGAACTTTTACGAGGCCCGGCAGGTACCTTTTGGGGAAACTCCAGTGGAGGTGTACTGTTTCTTTCAACTGAACCTCAACCTGATGCACCTGCACTAAAATATCGAGGATATGGCGGATCATTCAGTACTGTTAAACAAGAACTGGAATTAAACTCAACCATTGGTAAAACCCGCCTCTACGGATATGGAACCTATTTTGAGACAAATGGATATCGAAACCACAGTGCTGCAAGATTATACCGCGGAAGCCTTGGTTTGGAACGGCCTGTTTCCGACAATGGAAATTTTAGCGTCAGAGTGGCGTACACAGGAATGCCTAAAGCGCAACATCCGGGTTCATTAACCAAAGAAGATTCGCAAGATACACCCCAGAACGCAACTCCAAGTTTTGTAGAAAACCAGGCGGGAAAAACTATAGATCAGGCGATGATCGGTTCATCTTACATTCATCAATTTAGTTCGGGAATACTGGATATTTCTGCACATGGTACATACAGAGATGTCCAAAATCCTTTGACATTTGGAGTGATAAACCTTGAACGATATGCAGGCGGAGTTCGCTCAACCTACCAGTTCAATGAGCTTTCCTTTGATCTGCAAGTTGGCGGAGAGTTAAAAATCCAGGATGATGACCGACTCGAAACCAATAATGTTAATGGCGAACCTGGTAATGACATTAGCCTGGAGCAAGAAGAGCGGGTAACCAACCAGGCAATTTTTTCAAGAATTTCTGTGCCGGTTACCGAACGATTTTCAGTCAGTGCCGGAGCCAGGGCAGACTGGTTGAATTATGAAACTCCGAACTCTTTGAATAATGAAGCTGAAGGCTCACGTTCTTTTTTCTCAGTTAACCCGAGTTTTGGGCTGATGTATGATCTGAATACCTCCTCTGTCTTTGCAAACTTCAGTACCTCTTTTGAATCGCCAACCACTACAGAACTGGTAAACAGGCCTTCGGGAGGAGCCGGATTTAACCAATCAATAGAACCTGAAAAAACGATTAGCCTCGAAACCGGAATTCGTGGAAGAAACAATAGCCTAAGCTACGATTTTGCAGTTTACGGAATGAAAGTTGAAGATATCTTGGTCCCAATTGAGCTTGAAGACGGGCCGGTTTATTTTCAAAATGAAGGACAAACCAATCACTATGGTGTAGAACTTGGCCTGGCTTACAATACCGGAACAAATATCGATTTTCGCTTGATGCTCAATTATCTCCAAGCCAAATTCAATGGTGGAAATTATGATGGAAATGATCTTCCCGGAGTTGCCCCTTTCAGAGCTGGTGCTTCAGTGAATTTCACTCCCGGAAACCACCAGTTCAGTCTCGACAGCGAGTGGATTAGCAGTTACTATGCAGATAGTGAAAACTCTGCCAAAAACAGCTCCTATGGTCTCCTTCATTTTCGCTGGACAGTTCAGGTTCCGCAACTATTTGAGGAAGGAACTTTTCGACCATTCGTAGCTGTAAATAATATTCTTGATACCCGTTACAATTCGTCAGTTTTTGTAAATGCTTTTGGAAATCGATACTTCGAACCGGGTAGCAGCCGAAATTTCAGAGCAGGAATTCAAGTAAGTTTATTTTAGACGTACTCACAGAAAAGAGTAAAATTATTACATCACTTTATTTACATATCGGTATTTCTGACTTAAAATATAGCTGTAA includes:
- a CDS encoding TM2 domain-containing protein; translated protein: MKKIFEYLPELEGDESEYIGHIIEDMPDEKAKMFSNIYRSRRKDPILFMALAVLGLVPGVAGIHRFFVGHIGMGILYLLTVGLCFIGTIVDMINYKNFAFEYNRKVAKDLLREFD
- a CDS encoding SpoIIE family protein phosphatase; the protein is MYKLGIFNIVFWGIILLWGDSLSAQDEDIFQFPEAEIEEISADMMQNENKIIYIQDLWKFRVGDSLAWADPNYDDSGWDYLSTNLSQADLSFMDWSGIGWFRKQFRVDESLRGKPVALIVERHLGASEIYLNGEKVKELGEFSTDPESVASYNSNNPLAIVFSDQEFQTLAVRFINPNYSETELMMGYNGFRFLLGDWEHHQEETFSFISQWTGRNLFYIGALLAFGVIHFLLFVFYPSEKRNLYFSIFVGFLAILSYLIYKVELLENTTGTLQFIKFIFVIEVLVLTFATRFTHSIDKKITPFYSNFLVAAGIIVSLLIWYYPMQTVWLRELAILVFVAEILRTVIVMFYRNRGGVWLLGVGVLVYVFSLIYNVMVNFEILSGSVQLGNMVGSGVLVMSMSVFLSRDFAITQRRLEQKLIEVRHLSKRSLEQERINKEREIEKRLLEAENKRKTTELEEARALQLSMLPKKMPSLPGYDLAVFMETATEVGGDYYDYSVAPDGTLVLALGDATGHGMKAGIMVAAAKSYFHTLVHEMNNLTMLGRISSGLRNMNMKMMYMGLMLARCKGNEIEIATAGMPPALHFKRNTNCVDRITLKGLPLGGTVKYPYENEKFTMDTGDILLMMSDGLTELFDPKREMLGLNKIENLLCNSDGMSANDIVNQLTQLINTWSGGREPHDDITIMVLKMQN
- a CDS encoding DUF2752 domain-containing protein, which translates into the protein MSDREPFRYYFFLHFEWIALLSGLLLMALLDPFSQAPSFCLIDRLGFEFCPGCGLGKSVAFAARGNLTASVQTHPLGIISILVIIARIGSIFQRNNNLKKEKNYEKDI
- a CDS encoding TonB-dependent receptor, which translates into the protein MHSTIRKELQKVYLILFLLVLVTVPYTHAQVISDDTLSVELDEIQVKATHSSITVGEAPMSLTYMLRNSADLASKPSATMDELTYTMPGIFISNRENYALGERLTIRGLGWRTQFGVRGTQVILDNMPLTVADGQTIMNMIDPAAVKRIELLRGPAGTFWGNSSGGVLFLSTEPQPDAPALKYRGYGGSFSTVKQELELNSTIGKTRLYGYGTYFETNGYRNHSAARLYRGSLGLERPVSDNGNFSVRVAYTGMPKAQHPGSLTKEDSQDTPQNATPSFVENQAGKTIDQAMIGSSYIHQFSSGILDISAHGTYRDVQNPLTFGVINLERYAGGVRSTYQFNELSFDLQVGGELKIQDDDRLETNNVNGEPGNDISLEQEERVTNQAIFSRISVPVTERFSVSAGARADWLNYETPNSLNNEAEGSRSFFSVNPSFGLMYDLNTSSVFANFSTSFESPTTTELVNRPSGGAGFNQSIEPEKTISLETGIRGRNNSLSYDFAVYGMKVEDILVPIELEDGPVYFQNEGQTNHYGVELGLAYNTGTNIDFRLMLNYLQAKFNGGNYDGNDLPGVAPFRAGASVNFTPGNHQFSLDSEWISSYYADSENSAKNSSYGLLHFRWTVQVPQLFEEGTFRPFVAVNNILDTRYNSSVFVNAFGNRYFEPGSSRNFRAGIQVSLF
- a CDS encoding HD domain-containing protein gives rise to the protein MNTIDRTREQSEELLETYIESDSLILHSHMVADAMEGYADKLGLPDQEKENWWTAGLLHDLDWEKYPDEHPQKALNEILPPFKYPSEILSAIEAHAPGRTGKQPETEIERYLFACDELSGFMNAVALMRPNGFSDMKVKSVTKKLKDKRFAANVSRDDIRKGAELIEKQLNDHILFLIGVFKTKSY
- a CDS encoding DUF4097 family beta strand repeat-containing protein, encoding MAELFRYADVDIFWMIHHYHLLHMTFLKSIFLHIALILFSVIPDSSSAQQVAYHNYSENFTETTSFGDLQEKPYKSEFFRVRGIPKVTVHTTTGNIEVFQNPDINGVKVDLFLERSFSLWSGRRSLDNFRIILQQQGDRIIASVEDKKSGQVPRDSDIKFHFLVQTPKNVTTNLRAFNGNIFLDDVEGDHFIQNQTGDISISHTKGEIRVVSTTGNIDLANVKGNVYAKTVNGSVNIVSNSGEARVRSVSGDIHASKMRGTLVSATTSGNIYADFTDVSKGIYLETISGDIELFLPETSGFDIEGSAMSYDLRGLRESSITESDQNQRDLNVVIREGGLPVRVSTMSGRIQVSESQK